AAAAGCTTTGTGGGTGGCAATAAATGGCAGCATTATCCGGAAACCGGCTTAGCGTAGCAAGTATCAATTGGTCGGCAGCATTATCCCCGTAGCAGCCGGACGAGCATATCCTAAAAGCGAGAGTAGAAATAGAAATTCTGATCGTGCATTGGAGAACGGCAGGCAAGCAAATAACCTAGGCCTAGTGTCTGGGCCGCCTAGTGACTGGTTCGTCGCTGAAAATACTGTAAAAGCAAAGCATATCATAGCGTCACTCTCTGTGCTTATGAATCAAACGCTCGCGCGTGATATTCCGATCCCGCGTGACTTGAACACTGTCCCGTTCCGCGCTTGAAACGGATACCATTTGACACAAATTTTTCTGCTCGCTACAGCTGAATTGTGACTAGGCGCTCGAATTTCCGGTAGAGCGGGAGGCGGttggggaggaggagcggaccTGGGcgctcggcgaggcggcgcgagaGGGCGCGCAgcggggaggaggccgccgcggggGAGACGGCGTGGAGCGCCATGCGCGCAGCCGGTGACGGTGAGGGAGTGGAGTGGGAGGGAGCAGTAGTGgccaagccaagccaagccGAAGCCGCCGCCAAGGGAAGAAGAGGACGGCGTGTGGATAAGATCATGGCCATATCCCCTCTGGTGGGCTGGATTTGAATCCAGCCCAGCCCGTCTCAGGGCTCGGCCCATTAAAGCCCACGGCCCGGCGGCCCACCAACCCGCCGCCTGCAACCGCATCGTCTCATCCATCCCatcaccaccaccgtctccttccttcctcctcgCAGGCAGAGCCGAAAGCCGAGGGCGAAACCAATCGCGAAGGCGAAGCGAAGCCACcgcgagaggagagggagaggaggcgaggagggaTGGGGCGGAAGCGGAAGGAGCTGCTGTCGTCGGCGCCGTGGCGGACGGGGGAGGCcgccgaggacgaggaggcggccAGGCTCAGCCGCGAGGGGAAGGTCAGCGTCACCAACAACCCCGGCGAGACGGCCACCATGAACGTCCCCCGCAGCAGGCGCCAGGACCTCGACCTCACTGTTGACGACTTCGACGAGGAGGAGATCGACCCCGAGCTGCGCTACTCCTTCCAGCGGAACAGCAGGGTATATTTGTtaccctcccctcccctcctctcctctccccacCCGCCCATCGCTTccaatcttcttcttccttttcttttccaattCCCCCCCATTCCTCCTCCATATGTGTATGCAACTATGTGTGCTCTAGGTATTCGATGGATTGTTAGCTTGCTTTAGGTTGCATTTGTAGTGGAATTACTATCGTCACCCAGCCCAGGAACAATTGCCAAGTTCAGAATCCTTAAGGTGTGTTACGCACAAGTCTTCTTTGTGTTTTCGAAAATTTTATTGGATTGAACTGTATGGTCTCAAAAAGAAACAGGATTGTGCTTAGTCGTGACCCTCACGCTGCTAACCATAAgaatggaaaagaaaagatgcacTGGATTATCATTATCAAGAATAGCATCGCAAGCTTGTAAATTGCAGCTGTGTAAGAAATCATATGTGCTTGCATACCTCATAGGGTTTGATGCCGTGCCACAGTTCCACCTCTATACAAGTACATGAATATTGTTTTTGTCAAGTTAGTGCTGCGCTGAATTTACTGTCATAGTTATAGCAGGCGCTTTAACTTTACTACTATACTCACTGCCAGCAATGGAGACAATTCTCCGAATGAAAAGGTTGTGCTTGTCATGCTCCACTGGTGTGGTATTGTTTGCAGTTAAATCAGGCACTTGTGCTGATTTTGTTCATCACAGTAACATCCAACCACCTTGCTACCTGCACCATCCCACCATCAGAACCTGAAATAAGGCATATTGTTTCTTCCTGGTCATGTCTACTTTTACACGCTCGTGCGTGAATGGAGCAAACACTGTGAGCACTATCAGGACCTGAAAGTAATGACACAGCTTAGGCATCTGACACTGTGTGTGATGTCTAGGTTTTATAACCTAAAATCTGTACTCGGTTGATAGCTCAATGGCACCGCTTTGTCCAGTACATCGTGCCACTACTTTCAGCTTTTCAAAATCTATGATGTTCTCTCCCATTTTTTTTTACTCAACTGTGTGAACAGCATGATCGTAGTCCACTGCCCTGCTTTGTTTTATTTGGATATGGACATCAAACCAGGACAAATAGATAAGCAAAAAAAAGTGGACAATACCCCTGTTTTGAAGCCTTTTACTTCTATTTACTGGATTATTATTCTATAGAAAATTTGATTCTTGATTGGTATTCCATGCATTGAATATTTATTTGTTGTTGCTTAATATTTTGACATCAAACTGGATGTTTTGCAGTTTTTGAAGAGAGTTTTTAGTGTGGATACACTTGTCAAGCCTCTTCCTCCTGTAATGGCATACAGTGTATCTCGTAATGTAAACTTTTTCTTCAGGATCTTCACACAGTTCTGGGGTAAGCTATGTTGATAGAAGATCATATTGTGTGTTGGCAATAGTTTCGCTCTTCTGATCTTTATTCAGCCTGTTTTTCTATTTGTGTCATTGTAATAACTTAGTTCCCTTTTGCTTGCATTAATGTTTGTAATTAAGAGTAAGGGGTTGATACCTTGCTCTGCGTACGAACAATAGCCCTCGTATACACGGAGCTGAGTGCATCTTGTAATATCTGCACTGTGAAGAGTAATCCACTTCATAGTGCCCAAATGCTGGTTCTTTTTCCTAGTCTCTATTGATAGATAATTACCCATGCTCATGTTTGCTTTTTCATGCCTAGTAGTAGTAGCACTAGCTTGTACTCAGTCAAGCCTGTCATTTACTCTTGGGCGGCAAAGGACTGTTGTCcaacaactgagtgtagcagagatgcggatgttgcggtggttttgcgggcacacaaggagggatagagtccggaacgaagttattcgggatagggtcggggtggcaccaattgaggagaaacttacccagcattggctgagatggtttggacatgtccagcgaaggcctcctgaggcgccggtgcgtaatgaggttcttgagcgggtcgataatgtaaagaggggtagaggtagacctaaactgacgtgggatgagtcggttaagagataCCTTAAGGAttagaatatctctaaagagatagctttgaataggagcgcttggagactagctatcaatatgcctgaaccttgaacttatttctttcgggtttcatctctagcctaccccaacttgcttgggaaaaaaggctatgttgttgttgttgttggcaaATGACTGTTGTGCATAGTAGCCGCTGCAAGTTGCAGCATGGTAGCAGTAGATGGCTGTACATGTAATAGTCATGGCTGCATTGTAC
The Panicum virgatum strain AP13 chromosome 6N, P.virgatum_v5, whole genome shotgun sequence genome window above contains:
- the LOC120677493 gene encoding uncharacterized protein LOC120677493, with amino-acid sequence MGRKRKELLSSAPWRTGEAAEDEEAARLSREGKVSVTNNPGETATMNVPRSRRQDLDLTVDDFDEEEIDPELRYSFQRNSRFLKRVFSVDTLVKPLPPVMAYSVSRNVNFFFRIFTQFWDEEGIANAQKSLGLGNDDGSRRMR